In Maridesulfovibrio sp., a single genomic region encodes these proteins:
- a CDS encoding response regulator transcription factor, translating to MSSVIRVLLVDDHDIVRIGVRSFLGGFDDIEVVGEAADGREAVDLTAELAPDIILMDMLMPVMDGIEAIREIRDRKLGGRIIALTSFATDDKLFPAIKAGAMGYLLKDSTPDELLEAIRRVYRGEPSLAPDIARKVLSELSNSDGESKPTPEPLTPRELDTLKLVAKGKSNKLIAEELFVSEATVRTHMTSILSKLHLANRVEATLYALREGIASL from the coding sequence GTGAGCAGTGTGATCAGGGTCCTGCTTGTGGATGATCATGACATCGTGCGTATAGGAGTGCGCAGTTTTCTCGGCGGCTTTGACGATATCGAAGTTGTGGGAGAAGCGGCGGACGGTCGTGAGGCCGTTGACCTTACGGCAGAGCTTGCCCCGGATATCATCCTCATGGACATGCTTATGCCGGTGATGGACGGAATTGAGGCCATCCGGGAAATACGCGACCGCAAGCTGGGCGGGCGGATAATAGCCCTGACCAGTTTCGCCACCGATGACAAGCTTTTTCCGGCCATAAAGGCCGGGGCCATGGGCTACCTGCTCAAGGATTCCACTCCGGACGAGTTGCTGGAGGCCATACGCAGGGTCTACAGAGGGGAACCGTCCCTTGCTCCGGACATAGCCCGCAAGGTGCTTTCCGAGCTGTCCAATTCCGATGGAGAGTCAAAACCCACGCCGGAACCTTTGACCCCACGGGAGCTGGATACCCTGAAGCTGGTGGCAAAGGGCAAAAGCAACAAGCTCATTGCAGAGGAATTGTTTGTCAGCGAGGCAACAGTTCGCACCCATATGACCAGCATCCTTTCGAAACTGCATCTGGCAAACCGGGTTGAAGCGACCCTATATGCCCTGCGGGAAGGAATAGCTTCGCTTTAA
- a CDS encoding putative quinol monooxygenase yields MYCGNPFIRTVRLKAAEGCMERLRTILRNAVESCAGQEGILVYFLHQERNNPDTFMLYEQFSSDASFRMYLDSAALRKTMDEASGMLAGDPQVEIWGLLEKKQGKYKSSCIFTKCRSDK; encoded by the coding sequence TTGTATTGCGGAAACCCATTTATTCGCACTGTCCGGCTTAAGGCCGCGGAAGGCTGTATGGAACGGTTGCGGACCATCCTGCGAAATGCTGTTGAATCCTGTGCAGGACAGGAAGGAATTCTTGTTTATTTTCTGCATCAGGAGAGGAACAACCCTGATACGTTCATGCTTTACGAACAGTTTTCGTCCGATGCTTCATTCAGAATGTATCTGGACAGCGCCGCATTGCGCAAGACCATGGATGAGGCATCCGGCATGCTGGCCGGGGACCCGCAGGTGGAAATCTGGGGTCTTTTGGAAAAGAAACAGGGCAAGTATAAGTCCAGCTGCATTTTCACTAAGTGCAGATCGGACAAATGA
- a CDS encoding flavin reductase family protein, with protein MMKSLEPATIAFPTPIWCVGSYDSEEKPNVMTIAWGGICCSVPPCLTVSLRKATYTYGCIMEHKAYTVSIPSVKYLAEADYFGMASGKNVDKFAATGLTPVRSELVDAPYVGEFPVVFECRLIHTLEIGLHTQFVGEIVGIKADENVMGENGLPDMNKVETFTYDSTSKNYLAIGSPVEKGFNPGKRFMK; from the coding sequence ATGATGAAGAGTCTTGAGCCGGCAACCATTGCGTTTCCGACACCCATCTGGTGCGTAGGCAGTTACGATTCTGAAGAAAAACCCAATGTCATGACTATTGCCTGGGGCGGTATATGCTGTTCCGTTCCTCCCTGCCTCACGGTTTCCCTGCGTAAAGCGACCTACACTTACGGCTGCATAATGGAACATAAAGCCTACACCGTATCCATTCCCTCGGTGAAGTATCTTGCTGAAGCGGATTATTTCGGCATGGCCAGCGGTAAGAATGTGGACAAATTTGCGGCCACAGGTCTTACACCTGTCAGATCCGAGCTTGTTGACGCTCCTTATGTGGGCGAATTTCCGGTCGTTTTCGAGTGCAGGCTTATTCATACTCTGGAAATAGGTCTGCATACCCAGTTTGTGGGCGAGATAGTCGGAATCAAGGCCGATGAGAACGTAATGGGTGAAAACGGACTTCCCGACATGAACAAGGTAGAGACCTTCACTTATGATTCTACGAGCAAGAATTATCTTGCTATCGGCTCGCCTGTCGAAAAAGGGTTTAATCCCGGTAAACGTTTTATGAAGTAG
- a CDS encoding nitroreductase family protein → MSGFAVDEELCIQCGLCTQDCVFGLIEMNGFPAIADESRCIGCQHCLAVCPTGAISIMGKSAEDCDSLKGTLPDEDQMSLLIRGRRSVRMYRPEPIAPERIGKLVETAWNAPTGVNSQSVLVTLMDDPAQVRAFSDHVYGLLDVAIRNGTMPDISVSSYLEWALKAKENGVDVIFREAPHLIIASAPKDAPTPTADTIIFLSYFELMANSMKIGTLWNGFLHSILRLIFPELKTKLGIPEDHEIGYAMIFGKPALKYARTVDRGPARINRVEWAG, encoded by the coding sequence ATGTCCGGTTTTGCGGTGGATGAAGAGCTTTGCATACAGTGCGGGCTTTGTACACAGGATTGTGTTTTCGGGCTTATTGAAATGAACGGCTTTCCTGCGATTGCCGATGAAAGCCGCTGTATCGGCTGCCAGCATTGTCTTGCTGTCTGTCCCACAGGGGCGATTTCCATTATGGGTAAATCAGCTGAGGATTGTGACTCCCTGAAGGGAACCCTGCCGGATGAGGATCAGATGTCTCTGCTTATCAGAGGCCGTCGTTCGGTCCGTATGTACAGGCCGGAACCGATTGCTCCGGAGCGGATTGGAAAGCTGGTGGAAACCGCGTGGAATGCGCCTACGGGAGTAAACTCCCAGAGTGTGCTTGTTACGCTGATGGATGATCCCGCTCAGGTCCGGGCCTTCAGTGACCATGTATATGGTCTGCTTGATGTAGCCATCAGGAACGGGACAATGCCTGATATTTCCGTTTCCAGTTATCTGGAATGGGCTCTGAAAGCCAAAGAGAACGGAGTGGATGTCATTTTCCGTGAGGCTCCGCATCTGATAATTGCTTCCGCACCAAAAGACGCCCCGACACCGACTGCCGACACCATCATTTTCCTCTCGTATTTTGAACTTATGGCTAATTCCATGAAGATCGGAACTCTGTGGAACGGATTTTTACACAGCATACTCCGGCTTATTTTTCCGGAACTCAAAACAAAACTGGGAATTCCAGAAGATCATGAGATCGGTTATGCCATGATTTTCGGAAAACCGGCCTTAAAATATGCCCGTACTGTAGACCGTGGTCCGGCCAGAATAAACAGAGTGGAGTGGGCCGGTTGA
- a CDS encoding DUF5675 family protein, translating into MKIVELKRVESSDEATLGVLLVDGRAVCWTLEEPWRDNLPDISCIPAGNYPLMLEFSPSRKRRLWTVKDVPGRSYVRIHTGNTVLDTEGCLLTGTRPGRLNGARAVLGSHDAFGAFVEAMGGGDRAAITVTDVMQ; encoded by the coding sequence ATGAAGATTGTAGAATTGAAGCGGGTTGAAAGTTCGGATGAAGCAACTCTTGGGGTACTGCTTGTTGACGGAAGGGCCGTGTGCTGGACTCTGGAAGAACCGTGGCGGGACAATTTGCCTGACATTTCCTGTATTCCGGCCGGGAATTACCCGCTTATGCTCGAATTTTCTCCGTCCCGAAAGCGCCGGTTGTGGACTGTGAAGGATGTGCCCGGACGCAGCTATGTCCGTATCCACACCGGCAATACTGTGCTCGATACCGAAGGCTGCCTGCTTACCGGAACCCGTCCGGGCCGGTTGAACGGAGCAAGAGCCGTTCTCGGCAGTCATGATGCTTTCGGAGCGTTTGTGGAGGCTATGGGAGGCGGTGACAGAGCCGCAATAACTGTTACTGATGTCATGCAGTAG
- a CDS encoding transporter substrate-binding domain-containing protein, with amino-acid sequence MFRCVAVLIFLMCFLPCPAMAEGLLFVTLDNAPQAYIEDGKPVGFLTEIVVEAARRAGYEAKVRIVPWRRALAMAEKGTADAVFNAGFNQRRNEYLRFPETILITEKIVAIRKAGSKAYLGYDFSGAADLVVGVGRGFFYGSRIQQAIAEGLFKRIEEVPNIDQNIQKLLLGRIDILFADYYPVMKSLSDSNMLDKVEIISNPETGTPLIYSKSDTFLAFSRKKNPLAFNLVNAGIVGMKKDGSYKAIIKKYIDLHEGL; translated from the coding sequence ATGTTCAGGTGCGTGGCGGTCTTGATCTTTTTGATGTGTTTTCTGCCCTGTCCGGCAATGGCGGAAGGACTGCTGTTCGTTACTCTGGATAATGCTCCTCAGGCCTACATAGAGGACGGGAAACCGGTTGGCTTTTTGACCGAGATCGTTGTCGAGGCGGCGCGAAGGGCCGGTTATGAGGCCAAGGTAAGGATTGTCCCCTGGAGAAGGGCTTTGGCCATGGCTGAAAAAGGCACGGCTGACGCAGTGTTCAATGCCGGTTTTAATCAGCGTAGAAATGAATACCTGCGGTTTCCCGAGACTATTCTGATAACCGAAAAAATTGTCGCTATCCGTAAAGCCGGTTCCAAAGCATATCTTGGTTATGACTTCTCAGGTGCCGCTGATCTGGTGGTCGGTGTCGGGAGAGGATTTTTTTATGGCTCGCGTATACAGCAGGCTATTGCGGAAGGGCTGTTCAAAAGGATCGAAGAGGTTCCGAACATTGACCAGAACATCCAAAAACTGTTGCTGGGGCGGATAGATATCCTTTTTGCCGACTATTACCCGGTGATGAAGTCGCTGAGCGATAGCAATATGCTGGACAAAGTGGAGATAATTTCAAATCCGGAAACAGGCACTCCTTTGATCTATTCCAAATCGGATACCTTCCTTGCTTTTTCCAGAAAGAAAAATCCGCTGGCATTCAATCTGGTTAATGCCGGGATTGTGGGAATGAAGAAGGACGGCAGTTACAAAGCGATAATCAAAAAATATATCGATCTGCATGAAGGATTGTGA
- a CDS encoding ABC transporter substrate-binding protein has translation MHGPPPLPRRPEKKFWPRIVLFLIAYFISFTPHSIAAQLDSVTLQLKWFHQFQFAGYYAALEKGFYEDEGLDVTILERDLNFNPVHQVLEGKADFGVSNSAILLHYLRGDNVVLLASVFQHSPLVFISKTRPLIHTPQDFAGRKILMSTASQDIELLAMLNKEGIDLGKLNLIDRFATPEDYFNSEIDVAAAYITNEPYYLDSKDIPYSVIFPATYGIDFYGDTLFTSRSQVAHHPERVRKFLRASLKGWEYALNNTDELIEIIVNKFGSIKTREHLKFEAEAIKKLIQPELVRIGHTNPNRWETIGNIFRKLDAEIKPSGLDEFFYDPSADRFVVRKETVIYITALFSIVILILFFTIYVARKLTAEIQNRKLFEQQLRDSEKYYRGLFENTGTATVILKDDFTIARCNNNFVELGGYERTEVENKKKWTEFVAEEDIPRMRGYSLSRGKKDVSSPTSYDFKFIRKNGETRNIHVFVEIIEGSRDRIASLIDMTEKIKTQELLIQMEKMLSVGGLAAGMAHEINNPLAGILQGTQNIKRRISPEAKRNDELATKFGCSSVQIHKYLDERGIIKILDGIQDSGERAAAIVRNMLDFTRKNETGRTACDINRLIEGVIDIISCDYDLRKKYDFRHTTIIKEFQEKMSPVKCYRVEIEQVLLNLIKNAAYAMYETSESRPPCLTLRTWQDPDYTTVEVEDNGPGINGEVKRRIFEPFFTTKSPGFGTGLGLSVSFFIITRNHNGIFEVESDVGMGTKFIFKLPTN, from the coding sequence ATGCATGGACCGCCGCCCCTACCCCGCAGACCGGAAAAAAAATTCTGGCCGCGTATCGTACTGTTTCTGATAGCATATTTCATATCATTTACTCCCCATTCCATTGCCGCCCAGCTGGACTCGGTCACACTGCAGCTCAAATGGTTCCACCAGTTTCAATTTGCCGGATACTACGCAGCCCTTGAAAAAGGATTTTACGAAGACGAAGGTCTGGACGTCACCATCCTTGAAAGGGACCTCAACTTCAATCCCGTACATCAGGTTCTTGAGGGCAAGGCTGATTTCGGAGTCAGCAATTCGGCTATCCTGCTCCACTATCTGAGAGGAGACAATGTTGTCCTCCTGGCATCCGTTTTTCAACACTCCCCGCTTGTGTTCATCTCAAAAACGCGCCCGCTTATTCACACACCCCAGGATTTCGCAGGTAGAAAAATACTCATGAGCACAGCTTCGCAGGACATAGAACTGCTGGCCATGCTAAACAAGGAAGGGATTGACCTGGGAAAATTGAATCTCATCGACCGGTTTGCAACACCGGAAGACTATTTCAATTCTGAAATTGATGTTGCGGCTGCGTACATAACCAATGAACCGTACTATCTTGATTCAAAGGACATACCTTATTCAGTAATATTTCCTGCAACCTACGGCATAGATTTCTATGGAGACACTCTTTTCACTTCAAGATCGCAGGTCGCGCATCATCCTGAACGGGTAAGAAAATTCCTAAGAGCAAGTCTCAAAGGATGGGAATACGCCCTGAACAATACTGATGAACTGATAGAAATCATCGTGAATAAGTTCGGCTCGATCAAGACGCGCGAGCACCTGAAATTCGAAGCCGAGGCAATAAAGAAACTCATTCAGCCGGAACTTGTCCGCATAGGACACACAAATCCGAACAGATGGGAAACCATCGGCAATATCTTCCGGAAACTGGATGCCGAAATTAAACCCAGTGGGCTGGATGAATTTTTCTATGATCCTTCGGCAGACAGATTTGTGGTCAGGAAAGAAACGGTTATTTATATCACGGCACTGTTTTCAATAGTTATCCTGATTCTTTTCTTCACCATATATGTCGCCCGCAAGCTCACAGCCGAAATACAGAACAGAAAACTGTTTGAACAGCAGCTTAGAGACAGCGAAAAATATTACCGGGGACTTTTTGAAAACACGGGAACAGCAACGGTAATCCTGAAAGATGATTTTACCATCGCGCGCTGCAACAATAACTTTGTCGAGTTGGGCGGTTATGAGCGCACTGAAGTTGAAAACAAGAAGAAATGGACGGAATTTGTTGCTGAGGAAGATATTCCCAGAATGCGCGGCTACTCGCTTTCCAGAGGAAAGAAAGACGTTTCATCTCCAACGTCCTACGACTTCAAATTTATCAGAAAGAACGGCGAAACGAGAAACATCCATGTATTTGTGGAAATAATTGAAGGAAGTCGGGACCGCATTGCCTCGCTGATTGACATGACGGAAAAGATCAAGACACAGGAACTGCTCATTCAGATGGAGAAAATGCTTTCTGTAGGCGGCCTTGCTGCGGGAATGGCGCATGAGATAAACAACCCTCTTGCCGGAATTCTTCAGGGCACCCAGAACATCAAACGCCGCATTTCTCCTGAAGCTAAAAGGAACGATGAACTGGCCACAAAATTCGGATGCAGTTCCGTGCAGATCCACAAATATCTTGATGAACGCGGAATTATAAAAATTCTGGACGGAATTCAGGATTCAGGGGAACGGGCAGCAGCTATAGTCAGAAACATGCTCGATTTCACTCGTAAAAATGAAACCGGCCGTACCGCTTGCGACATCAACAGACTGATTGAAGGGGTAATAGACATCATTTCATGTGATTACGACCTTCGCAAAAAATATGACTTCAGGCATACCACAATAATAAAGGAATTTCAGGAAAAAATGTCACCGGTTAAGTGCTACCGGGTGGAGATAGAACAGGTGCTGCTGAACCTTATTAAAAATGCGGCATACGCCATGTATGAGACATCGGAATCCCGTCCTCCATGCCTGACCTTGCGAACCTGGCAGGATCCGGACTATACTACTGTGGAAGTTGAAGACAACGGTCCGGGAATAAACGGCGAGGTGAAAAGGCGAATCTTCGAACCGTTTTTTACCACCAAGTCTCCCGGATTCGGGACAGGACTCGGCCTGTCAGTTTCGTTCTTCATAATCACCAGAAACCACAACGGAATATTCGAAGTTGAATCCGATGTGGGTATGGGTACAAAATTCATATTCAAATTACCTACAAACTGA
- a CDS encoding undecaprenyl-diphosphate phosphatase: MTSLFTAAILGIVEGLTEFLPVSSTGHLIITGHLLGFTGEKAATFEVAIQLGAILAVVVLYWPLFLGLIMPQQRKRFSGVRGLYMLFLTSLPASLLGLLTHDYIKEYLFTPYTVAWALGVGAIMILIVEKKERKPVYFTIDEITPKLALGIGCFQCLALWPGFSRSAATIMGGMLLGAKRKVAAEYSFIAAVPIMFAATGYDMLKSYQLFSSADIPFLAVGFIVSFISAWAAVKGFIYLLGKLTLRPFACYRLIIAPLILFFWS, encoded by the coding sequence ATGACATCTCTTTTTACCGCCGCCATTCTGGGCATAGTAGAAGGTTTGACCGAATTTCTGCCGGTTTCCAGCACCGGTCACCTGATCATCACCGGACATCTGCTGGGATTCACGGGAGAAAAAGCCGCAACTTTCGAGGTTGCCATCCAGCTCGGAGCCATTCTGGCCGTTGTGGTCCTGTACTGGCCGCTCTTCCTCGGGCTTATTATGCCGCAGCAGCGCAAAAGGTTTTCCGGTGTGAGAGGCCTGTATATGCTCTTTCTTACGAGTCTGCCGGCGTCACTGCTCGGTCTTCTGACTCACGACTACATAAAAGAGTATCTGTTTACCCCTTACACCGTTGCCTGGGCTCTGGGTGTAGGGGCCATAATGATCCTGATTGTTGAAAAGAAAGAACGTAAACCGGTTTACTTCACTATTGATGAGATCACGCCGAAACTGGCCCTTGGAATAGGCTGCTTTCAGTGTCTGGCGCTCTGGCCCGGTTTTTCCAGATCCGCCGCCACCATAATGGGGGGCATGCTGCTTGGAGCAAAACGCAAAGTGGCCGCGGAATATTCATTCATAGCTGCAGTTCCCATCATGTTTGCCGCTACTGGGTATGACATGCTGAAAAGCTACCAGTTGTTCAGTTCTGCGGACATACCGTTTCTGGCGGTTGGATTCATTGTATCGTTCATCTCGGCCTGGGCGGCGGTAAAGGGCTTCATCTACCTGCTGGGCAAACTCACCCTGCGCCCGTTCGCATGCTACCGGCTGATAATTGCTCCGCTGATTCTGTTCTTCTGGAGCTAA
- the lptF gene encoding LPS export ABC transporter permease LptF: protein MKLLHRQIFKELISIFTLSICGFMGLILIGRLLQFRDLFMGQSIGIMEMAKLFIYLCPFFLLILTPIATMLSIFLTFLRMNADNEITALKSGGLSLYRLLPAPLIFCLLCTGADIFFSMYGLSWGTENFRSALMEFARTQSQLALKPGVFNTDFPGLVFYADKVDDENGVMRSVFVRDSTRKGMTATIVAPVGEILTDPSQGRLLIHLENGRIYQQEKEQLSVLKFKNYDVRIPLANILKGYSVDELRPKEMSWEKLVRISRAGDRAGEIDPTFFRKVLVEIQKRIALPVACLVLGMFAMPIACIFRGLKQQYGLLISMGLFLVYYTMLSLGVTFGESGLLTPVVGLWLPNLSFAIISVVLLRMAVKEHSFSFRLGILKKLRRRAA from the coding sequence TTGAAGCTTCTTCACAGACAGATTTTTAAAGAACTGATATCCATATTCACCTTGAGCATCTGCGGTTTTATGGGATTGATCCTTATCGGCAGACTTCTGCAGTTCAGGGATCTCTTCATGGGGCAGAGTATCGGCATTATGGAAATGGCGAAACTCTTCATCTATCTTTGTCCTTTTTTTCTGCTCATCCTTACGCCGATTGCCACCATGCTTTCAATTTTTCTCACATTTCTCAGGATGAATGCAGATAATGAAATAACCGCACTCAAATCCGGCGGACTCAGCCTTTACAGGCTTCTGCCTGCTCCGCTTATCTTTTGCCTGCTGTGCACGGGGGCGGATATTTTTTTCTCCATGTACGGTCTTTCCTGGGGAACGGAAAATTTTCGCAGCGCCCTTATGGAATTCGCCAGAACCCAGAGCCAGTTGGCCCTGAAGCCCGGAGTTTTCAATACGGATTTCCCGGGGCTGGTTTTTTATGCGGACAAAGTGGACGATGAGAACGGGGTGATGCGTTCTGTTTTTGTGCGGGACAGTACCAGAAAAGGCATGACAGCCACCATCGTTGCTCCTGTCGGTGAGATTCTCACCGATCCCTCTCAAGGGCGTCTGCTCATCCATCTTGAAAACGGCCGTATTTATCAGCAGGAAAAGGAACAATTGAGCGTCCTTAAATTCAAGAATTACGATGTGCGCATTCCGCTGGCCAACATCCTCAAAGGGTACAGTGTTGATGAACTGCGTCCCAAGGAAATGTCCTGGGAGAAACTTGTGCGCATCAGCAGAGCCGGGGATAGGGCAGGAGAAATCGATCCGACATTCTTCCGGAAGGTGCTGGTGGAGATTCAGAAAAGGATAGCTCTGCCGGTGGCCTGTCTGGTGCTTGGAATGTTCGCCATGCCCATAGCCTGTATCTTTCGCGGATTGAAGCAGCAGTACGGGCTGCTTATCTCCATGGGACTTTTCCTCGTGTACTACACCATGCTGTCTCTTGGAGTCACTTTCGGTGAAAGCGGCCTGCTTACCCCTGTTGTAGGGTTGTGGCTGCCGAACCTGTCTTTTGCCATTATTTCGGTTGTCCTGCTCAGAATGGCTGTAAAGGAACATTCTTTCAGTTTCAGGCTCGGCATTCTGAAGAAATTGCGCAGGAGGGCGGCATGA
- a CDS encoding LptF/LptG family permease: MIRRLLPGHLSAYVLKQNLFLMCVTLGVGTGIYLLSDLFDRLDDFIEAGLGAGTILRYFIVKMPLIFSQILPAVFLISMTVQLCVMARSKELLALRTGGLSLAWFFRFFVVYAIIWSLGQMLFSQVIGVYGEQEAFRIWKEDVRKSQLDRRVLHNIWLKEGRYVIEAGEVMPFANRAKDITMYEFADDNSGIIRVITSDSAEVSDKYGWKLENAVELSPDRFASHRHPIFTIPIKLNLEVFKVVDPGIDPAQLPLWQLNKVISQLEKSGSNVDRLVTAWHSKWAYAFSLLTMALVSLALVTVTENIYLNIGLGLALTFAYYALFMVGASAGDSGVLPPMVAAWLGNILISVLALARIAWVLVPESAGKYITRFRGN, from the coding sequence ATGATTCGCAGACTCCTGCCGGGGCACCTGTCCGCGTATGTATTGAAACAGAATCTGTTCCTCATGTGCGTGACACTGGGAGTCGGGACCGGCATCTACCTGCTTTCCGATCTCTTTGACCGTCTGGACGATTTTATTGAAGCCGGACTCGGAGCCGGGACCATCCTGCGCTATTTCATCGTGAAAATGCCGTTGATTTTTTCACAGATTCTGCCTGCGGTATTCCTGATCTCCATGACCGTGCAGCTATGCGTAATGGCCCGCAGCAAGGAGCTTCTGGCCCTGCGCACCGGCGGGCTGTCTCTGGCCTGGTTTTTCCGGTTTTTCGTGGTCTACGCGATCATCTGGTCACTGGGGCAGATGCTTTTTTCACAGGTGATCGGTGTATACGGTGAACAGGAAGCCTTCAGGATATGGAAGGAGGATGTGCGTAAAAGCCAGTTGGACCGCCGGGTATTGCACAATATCTGGCTGAAAGAGGGGCGCTACGTCATTGAAGCAGGGGAGGTTATGCCTTTTGCCAACAGGGCCAAGGACATAACCATGTATGAGTTTGCCGATGACAACAGCGGGATTATCAGGGTGATCACCTCGGACAGTGCCGAAGTCAGCGATAAGTACGGCTGGAAGCTTGAAAATGCCGTTGAATTGAGCCCCGACCGATTTGCATCGCACAGGCATCCGATCTTCACCATACCGATCAAGCTGAATCTGGAAGTATTCAAGGTCGTTGATCCCGGCATAGACCCTGCGCAGCTACCGCTATGGCAGTTGAACAAGGTTATCTCGCAGTTGGAAAAGTCCGGCTCAAATGTGGACCGGCTGGTTACCGCCTGGCATTCCAAGTGGGCCTATGCATTTTCCCTGCTGACCATGGCCCTTGTTTCGCTGGCGCTGGTCACCGTCACGGAGAATATCTATCTGAATATCGGTCTGGGGCTGGCTCTGACTTTTGCCTATTACGCACTTTTCATGGTCGGGGCGTCAGCCGGGGATTCGGGCGTGCTGCCGCCCATGGTTGCCGCATGGCTGGGCAATATCCTGATCAGTGTTCTGGCTCTGGCCCGTATTGCCTGGGTGCTGGTGCCGGAATCGGCCGGGAAGTATATAACTCGGTTCAGAGGAAATTAG
- the yihA gene encoding ribosome biogenesis GTP-binding protein YihA/YsxC encodes MNNTLKLIKTVYEINQLEEMPAPQIILAGRSNVGKSSLINALAGQKKLAKISSTPGKTRSLNYYEVVPHGYYIVDLPGYGYARCSKSERAKWGQLIDRYLQGNHYITAAAVLLDSRLSPQKNDLEMISYFKHSNIPVLPIMTKSDKTKQKDRVKIQLQWQDILKVKPLCTSSKSGMNRTKLWAMLDATAMPELAETEDALIQDGEE; translated from the coding sequence ATGAATAATACACTGAAGTTAATTAAAACCGTATACGAGATCAATCAGCTTGAAGAAATGCCCGCTCCGCAGATAATTCTGGCAGGACGCTCCAATGTCGGCAAATCCTCACTCATCAATGCTCTCGCAGGCCAGAAAAAACTGGCCAAAATAAGTTCCACTCCGGGAAAAACCAGAAGCCTGAACTATTACGAAGTAGTGCCCCACGGCTATTATATAGTGGACCTGCCCGGTTACGGCTATGCCCGCTGCTCCAAGTCCGAAAGAGCAAAATGGGGACAGCTCATCGACAGATACCTGCAGGGCAATCACTACATAACTGCAGCCGCAGTGCTGCTGGACAGCCGACTATCCCCGCAGAAAAACGACCTTGAAATGATATCCTATTTCAAGCACTCCAACATACCGGTTCTACCCATAATGACCAAATCGGATAAAACCAAGCAGAAAGACCGGGTGAAAATACAGCTCCAGTGGCAGGATATCCTTAAGGTAAAACCGCTGTGCACTTCAAGTAAAAGCGGAATGAACCGCACAAAACTGTGGGCCATGCTTGATGCTACAGCCATGCCTGAACTTGCGGAAACAGAAGATGCCCTAATTCAGGACGGCGAAGAGTAA
- a CDS encoding type II 3-dehydroquinate dehydratase — protein MKTFLILNGPNLGYVGKRQPEIYGSDKIEDIPEHLKKLMGEKAGEIRLEFFQSNSEGALIDRLEKAREDGIDGVAFNAGAYTHTSLALADCLAWIGVPCVEVHISNIWARTEDPVRQKSFMGKQCIGVIAGFGIMSYALAVQALFAHTAGN, from the coding sequence ATGAAAACCTTTCTGATTTTAAACGGACCGAATCTCGGGTATGTGGGAAAAAGACAGCCGGAGATTTACGGCTCCGACAAAATAGAGGATATTCCCGAACATTTGAAAAAGCTGATGGGAGAGAAGGCCGGGGAGATCCGTCTGGAGTTTTTCCAGTCCAACTCCGAAGGCGCCCTCATCGACAGGCTGGAGAAGGCCCGCGAGGACGGTATAGACGGGGTTGCTTTCAATGCCGGCGCATATACCCATACCAGCCTTGCCTTAGCCGACTGTCTGGCCTGGATAGGTGTTCCCTGTGTGGAAGTTCATATCAGCAACATATGGGCCCGGACAGAAGATCCTGTTCGGCAGAAAAGTTTTATGGGGAAACAGTGCATTGGAGTAATTGCCGGATTCGGAATTATGAGCTATGCCTTGGCCGTTCAAGCACTGTTCGCACATACTGCCGGGAACTGA